The Streptomyces kanamyceticus genome window below encodes:
- a CDS encoding aminoglycoside adenylyltransferase family protein: MTQTDDVVRLVREVLEPVGLIGAYLHGSAVLGGLRPHSDIDVFAVVRRPTTAARRRALTEGLLAVSGHPDHGTPLRPVELTVAVQDDIRPWMYPPRCEFQYGEWLRDTYLRGVMPEPGPSPDLALLVTMVLDGRAPLLGPAPGDVLDPVPTADLARAMTAGVPELLAERDTDTRNVLLTLARIWTTLATGDIKSKDAAADWALERLPAEHRPVLARARAVYLGDEEERWDDLLPQVAPHAAYVVRAIEGLAPGGDFAP; encoded by the coding sequence GTGACCCAGACCGACGACGTCGTGCGCCTGGTGCGCGAGGTGCTCGAACCGGTCGGCCTCATCGGCGCCTACCTGCACGGATCCGCCGTGCTCGGCGGCCTGCGACCGCACAGCGACATCGACGTGTTCGCCGTCGTGCGGCGGCCGACGACGGCCGCGCGGCGCCGGGCCCTCACCGAAGGGCTGCTCGCGGTCTCCGGCCATCCGGACCACGGCACGCCCCTGCGACCCGTCGAGCTGACCGTCGCCGTGCAGGACGACATCCGCCCCTGGATGTACCCGCCCCGATGCGAATTCCAGTACGGCGAATGGCTCCGCGACACCTATCTGCGCGGCGTGATGCCCGAGCCAGGACCCAGTCCCGACCTCGCGCTCCTGGTCACCATGGTGCTCGACGGCCGGGCCCCGCTGCTCGGCCCCGCGCCGGGCGACGTGCTCGACCCGGTCCCGACGGCCGACCTCGCCCGCGCGATGACCGCCGGTGTCCCCGAACTGCTCGCCGAACGCGACACCGACACCCGCAACGTCCTGCTGACCCTCGCCCGGATCTGGACCACCCTGGCGACCGGCGACATCAAGTCCAAGGACGCGGCGGCCGATTGGGCCCTGGAGCGTCTGCCCGCCGAGCACAGGCCCGTGCTCGCGCGCGCCCGCGCCGTCTACCTGGGGGACGAGGAGGAGCGCTGGGACGACCTGCTGCCCCAGGTGGCGCCGCACGCCGCGTACGTCGTCAGGGCGATCGAAGGGCTCGCCCCGGGCGGGGACTTCGCCCCATGA